CAAAAAATTGTCAAAAGGCATTAATTCGAAAATGTCGCCTTTGGTAAGTTCTCCCTCCGGAATGTTGGGCACCCTTAGTCCACCAATATTTACTATAGCAATGTCCACCGGCTTATTGTAATAAGTTTTGCCCTGATGCAAAATCAGGTCAGCGACAAAATTACCCAGTAAAGATTCCGGCTGCGCTCTGGGCATATCAAATGGAGCGTAACCAACCACCTCATTCATTTCTTCTTCCAGCGCTTCTTTATATGTAGCCAAAAAGGCTTCCATTTCTGAAGATTTTTCTATGGATTCTTCAATTTCATAGCTTCCATAGGTAGCCTTGCTTATGCTTAAATCTTTTGAAGAGCTGCACCCATTTAATAAAAGGCCAATTGTTATTACAAAGGAGAAAATTTTTAAAAATGTATTATTCATGTTTTTCTTAAGTGCTTTTAGTTTTAAAATAGATTAGAAGCTATCTTTATGTTCACCAAAAATATTTCTCAGGCAATCGGAAATTTCTCCTAAGGTTACAAGGTTCTCAACGGCTTCAATAACGGCAGGCATGATATTTTCATCTGCATTTACTTTATCGGTTAAATTTTTAAGACATTGATTTACTTTTTCTGTATCTCTTTTTTTTCTTAAAATTCTAAGCTTTTCAATTTGTTGAATACGGATACTGTCATCTACCGAAAATAATTTATCAAAAGGGGGTTCTTTTGTTTGAAACTTATTAACTCCAACAATAACCTTTTCCTTACTTTCAATTTGTTGTTGATAATCATAAGCAGATTGAGCTATTTGTTCTTGTATATATCCATCTTCTATAGCACTTACAGAACCTCCCATAGCATCTATAGTATCAATGATTTCCCGGGCTTTTTCCTCTATTTGATCGGTTAGATTTTCAATAAAATATGAACCGGCTAAAGGATCTGCCGTATCTGCCACACCACTTTCATAAGCAATGATTTGCTGCGTTCTTAGAGCAATGGAAGCCGCTTCTTCAGTAGGTAGAGAAAGTGCTTCGTCATAGCCGTTTGTGTGCAATGATTGAGTTCCGCCGAGCACAGCCGAAAGAGCCTGTAAGGTAACTCTTGAAATATTATTTAAGGGTTGTTGAGCACTTAGAGTTGATCCGCCTGTCTGTGTATGAAAACGCATCATTTGCGCTTTAGGGTCAGTAGCTCCTAATTCTTTGGTAATGTGAGCCCACATTCTTCTGGCTGCACGAAATTTGGCTATTTCTTCAAAAAAATTGTTATGTGCATTGAAAAAAAAGCTTAATCTTCTGGCAAATACATTTATATCTAATCCTTTTTCAATGGCGGCCTTACAATAAGACTTTCCGTTGGCTAAGGTAAAAGCGACTTCCTGAGCTGCATTAGACCCGGCTTCACGTATATGATAACCGGAAATTGAAATCGTATTCCATGCGGGTAAATATTGACTGCAATATTCAAAGATGTCTGTGATAATTTTCATTGAAGGCTTAGGAGGGTATATGTAAGTTCCCCTGGCAGCATATTCTTTGAGAATATCATTTTGAATAGTACCTGACAGCTTTGATAAATCTGCATTTTGTTTTTTTGCAACAGCAACATATAAGGCAAGCAGAATAAATCCGGTTGCATTTATAGTCATTGAAGTTGAAATCTTATCTAAAGGAATGTCTTTTAAAAGCAACTCCATATCTTCAATAGAGTCAATTGCAACACCCACTTTTCCAACTTCACCTTCAGAAAAGTGATGATCAGAATCATAACCGATTTGAGTTGGCAAATCAAAAGCTACTGAAAGTCCTGTTGTTCCCTGAGAAAGTAAATAATGATATCTTTTGTTAGATTCCTCTGCAGTTGAAAAGCCTGCATATTGCCTCATTGTCCAAAAACGACCTCTGTACATATTAGGATGAATTCCTCTGGTAAAAGGGAACTCACCGGGTATTTCAGCTTTATGATCAGCTAAGGTATAGGTTGGTTTTATTTCTATTCCGGAGTCCGTTAAAAAACGCTCCTTTCTTTCTGTTGCTTTTTTACTGCTCATTCGGTATATTAGATTTTCTGGTTACTAAGGTAAAAATTAAAGCTGTAATCTTCATTAGATGGATTTTGTTTTTCACAAATTTAACGCAGGGGAAACGCTTGAAACATTAAAAAAAACTAAGATTGTAAAGCTTATATAAAGTTAAATTTAGAAGTTAAGTATGAATCCAAAATTTGCGCCACCACTTGTAATATGCAATTTGGGTTTTGTTTGATTGAATGATGATTCATTTCGATTTTCATTGTAGGTTATCGTTGCCATTTTTTTTAAGCTTAAATATCTGACATTTAAAGGAACGGAAAGTAAAACAATACCACCTCCGATAGCAGCGATTTCCCAATTTAGTTTGGAACCATATAAATAGTTTGCTAATTGATAACCAATTATAAAACCTCCTATACTACTGAGAACTCTGCCTATTCTTTTATTTGCCTCCGCTCTTCGTAAGTAATGTGCAGACAAGTCATTTGTTTGAAGAATGTTTTTTAATTCAGTATCTGAAAGTTGTTTATCATCTTGATAGAAGTTAATTCCTCCAAAAATCGGCTTATATACTATTTCTTGAGAATGAGTAAACTTCAAATTTATACACATAAGAAAAAATAAAAAAACAAAGCGTTGCATATCAGGCAATTATTAGATTTTTTAACCTTTTTCAAGTAAAAATACAAATGTCAATGCTAAATTAAACTTAAATATCTGCATATGCTTTTAACTTTTTTAAAATAATAGTATAAAGTTCATTAAATTTGAACTTATCAAAAAAATAAAATATGAAATCAGTATCTTTTTATGCAGCACTTATTTTGCTGACCACCTTGTTTGCTTGCTCCGAAAACAGTCAACAAGCAAGTGAAGAAACTATGGACAAAAAAGAAAAGAAAGTTAAAGAAAATGACGAAAAAGTTGATTTAAGATTCCCTGCTATAAGCCCAAGGTCTCAGGTAAATCAGGTTATAGGCGTTACAGATGTTCGCATTGACTACAGCAGGCCTGCTGTAAGAGAAAGAGTAGTCTGGGGAGAGCTTGTTCCTTATAATGAAATTTGGAGAACAGGTGCAAATGCACCAACAACTATTAAATTGCAGCATGATGTAATGGTAAATGGAAATCCTGTTGCAGCCGGAAAATATTCTATAATTACAATTCCGAATGAGAATGGCAACTGGAAACTTATGTTCCATAAAGACACAGAGGTTAATAGTTCTATTGGCTACGATGAAGCAAATGATGCATTGCAACTTGAACTACAAGCAGAAAGTACAGACGTTCATTATGAAATGATGACGTTTAAGTTTATAGATGTAACGGAAACAAGTGGAACCGCTGTGATGGCATGGGAAAATCTTCAGATTGAATTTGATATTGAAGTTAACACACATGATATCGTATTGAAAAAGATCGACAAGGCTATTAAAAATGCCGATGATGATGACTGGATGGTTTATAGTCAGTCTGCAAGATATCTTGTTAGTAAAGGCGAAAGAATGGAAGATGCAGAAAAATGGATTAACAAATCTATTTCAATTGAAGAAAACTGGAGAAATTACTTTGCAAAAGCAAACCTTAGAGAGAAGCAGGGAGATATTCCAAGAGCCATAGAGCTTACTGAGAAAGCACTTGAAGCAGGAAGAAAAGATGAATCTTTTGGAGCAGAAGGGTTCCTAATAGGAAATTTGGAGCGGTTAAAATCTGAAATTTAGGCATACAAATTCTAAATTCTTTAAAATATAGAAAGGGCAGAGGTTTTAAATCTCTGCCCTTTTTTTATTGTTGCTTAAACAAAATTGTGTGTAAAAAAAGTTTATCTGGCTATATACATTTTGCCGAACCCACTATG
This Chitinophagaceae bacterium DNA region includes the following protein-coding sequences:
- a CDS encoding methylmalonyl-CoA mutase, with amino-acid sequence MSSKKATERKERFLTDSGIEIKPTYTLADHKAEIPGEFPFTRGIHPNMYRGRFWTMRQYAGFSTAEESNKRYHYLLSQGTTGLSVAFDLPTQIGYDSDHHFSEGEVGKVGVAIDSIEDMELLLKDIPLDKISTSMTINATGFILLALYVAVAKKQNADLSKLSGTIQNDILKEYAARGTYIYPPKPSMKIITDIFEYCSQYLPAWNTISISGYHIREAGSNAAQEVAFTLANGKSYCKAAIEKGLDINVFARRLSFFFNAHNNFFEEIAKFRAARRMWAHITKELGATDPKAQMMRFHTQTGGSTLSAQQPLNNISRVTLQALSAVLGGTQSLHTNGYDEALSLPTEEAASIALRTQQIIAYESGVADTADPLAGSYFIENLTDQIEEKAREIIDTIDAMGGSVSAIEDGYIQEQIAQSAYDYQQQIESKEKVIVGVNKFQTKEPPFDKLFSVDDSIRIQQIEKLRILRKKRDTEKVNQCLKNLTDKVNADENIMPAVIEAVENLVTLGEISDCLRNIFGEHKDSF
- a CDS encoding DUF2911 domain-containing protein, translating into MKSVSFYAALILLTTLFACSENSQQASEETMDKKEKKVKENDEKVDLRFPAISPRSQVNQVIGVTDVRIDYSRPAVRERVVWGELVPYNEIWRTGANAPTTIKLQHDVMVNGNPVAAGKYSIITIPNENGNWKLMFHKDTEVNSSIGYDEANDALQLELQAESTDVHYEMMTFKFIDVTETSGTAVMAWENLQIEFDIEVNTHDIVLKKIDKAIKNADDDDWMVYSQSARYLVSKGERMEDAEKWINKSISIEENWRNYFAKANLREKQGDIPRAIELTEKALEAGRKDESFGAEGFLIGNLERLKSEI